A genomic window from Nematostella vectensis chromosome 9, jaNemVect1.1, whole genome shotgun sequence includes:
- the LOC5506801 gene encoding uncharacterized protein LOC5506801 isoform X1, whose amino-acid sequence MATEGIATLRDDEPVILNGQLCKENPEIPKVVVESADNSSSFASSVLKVLSMQRFYSNSGRMPRDTWLEKYTYRRATDDWDWRRPLMRMTPSPTSQPPSPALEKLGSAQNAPDIEAEPADLPRSRCIPLVLDPSGTFYFLWLLTVSLGVIYNYWALIVYVAFPSVHKANLKTCIAVDYTFDSIFFLDTLVQFRVGFLEHGVMVVGCWKLTKKYGCSFGFMLDLISILPFDVLYLYLGVLPILRFNRLFKAHRFLLFCDRGEIYSGRPKLFNLAKLIHYLFLIIHWVACVYFILSRYEGFGTDEWLHPRLDGQLSKLSMQYLYSLYRSSVSMTTVGAGVIGTIATPRTELTLCFVIVTYLTGVLIFATIVGNAGDMIVEMRRSRERYLRKLNGMKEYIEAYQLPAHLKKRVIHWFDYLWRHKRDMNEQELFHKLNDNFKAEIAIHVNLDTLIRVEMFHDCDPGFLHELVLKLRPVICSPGDFICRQGEKGREMYIVNKGSLEVLDEKETVLATLSAGSHFGEISLLNMKGIGNLRTASVRSVGFSDLFQLSKTDLEEVLEFYPQAKEQMERIATQTYEKQQRERMGQSKSKEDDADETFLRESDPRKWLAADTKTLRRRLSSIESINTLKKFAARVRRERELGGPQVEGPRDVLRRFAQKAREKRSDEESRKIVNDFVETIREREAKELEESFKSGGTSSESLFSLQMKSRILKNRFSYSGSERETDTSHTRPRSLSLAHPRDSSGSTPALETLAVPPKPTLAKLASYDVNRDVKVKPRVYALKVFGKAKLRDERPLEPSKPTRAQRPTVLPLPNTSLNYRLADSVAAKLCEENQRLKMERKRKWFEAATKVNEEGRKMGRDGRECGHNWPAIAIVNKSAVCAEGIEEEKRKKKEKEIGTVEQTDSYKLQVISHEGEKDGVAEREKDDASKIKSKEVQVESGNRKNSDQQNGKQTKENIHKKNNPVEESYPGKPRVNNNDYNNTTTEQSVKTKQTKQQETEGRRESKKNSSGKQKNVPTALAESMHCSCSLPLKTQVSDQASKGREIPGKEKEEQETKETELANDPQDKDVPVAVKDEQTDTCC is encoded by the exons ATGGCAACCGAGGGCATCGCAACACTGCGTGACGATGAGCCCGTGATATTGAACGGTCAGCTTTGCAAAGAGAATCCTGAAATCCCTAAAGTTGTTGTTGAGAGTGCAGATAACTCGAGTTCGTTCGCAAGCTCCGTGCTAAAGGTGTTGTCTATGCAGCGCTTTTACTCCAATTCCGGGAGGATGCCACGTGACACGTGGCTCGAGAAGTACACATATCGCAG AGCGACTGACGATTGGGACTGGCGTCGACCCCTAATGCGCATGACCCCATCACCAACCTCCCAGCCCCCCAGTCCGGCCTTGGAGAAGCTCGGGTCAGCTCAAAACGCACCTGACATTGAAGCAGAACCCGCTGACCTGCCGCGCTCTCGATGCATCCCGCTTGTTCTGGATCCTTCTGGAACTTTCTATTTCCTGTGGCTGCTGACTGTGTCTTTAGGGGTGATTTACAACTACTGGGCGCTCATCGTGTACGTAGCGTTTCCATCAG tGCACAAGGCGAACCTGAAGACGTGCATCGCAGTTGATTATACGTTCGACTCCATCTTCTTCCTGGACACCCTTGTCCAGTTCAGGGTAGGCTTCCTGGAGCATGGTGTCATGGTAGTAGGATGCTGGAAGTTGACCAAAAAATACGGCTGCTCGTTTGGGTTTATGCTGGACTTGATCTCAATTCTGCCGTTTGATGTGCTCTATCTGTACCTTGGGGTCCTACCAATTCTCAGGTTTAACCGGCTGTTTAAG GCTCACCGGTTTCTTTTATTCTGCGACCGCGGTGAGATTTACAGCGGTCGCCCGAAGTTGTTCAACCTCGCGAAGCTGATCCACTACCTATTTCTGATCATCCActgggtagcctgtgtctaCTTCATCCTCTCGCGCTACGAGGGGTTTGGGACCGACGAATGGTTGCATCCCCGGCTTGATGGACAACTGTCCAAA CTCAGCATGCAATACCTTTATAGCCTCTACCGGTCCAGTGTGAGTATGACTACAGTAGGAGCCGGTGTGATTGGCACCATAGCCACGCCACGCACTGAGCTTACACTGTGTTTTGTGATCGTCACCTATCTGACTGGGGTGCTGATTTTCGCTACTATCGTGGGTAATGCTGGAGACATGATTGTCGAAATGAGGCGGTCCAGGGAACGTTACCTCAGAAAG TTGAATGGGATGAAGGAGTACATCGAGGCGTATCAACTTCCTGCTCATCTCAAGAAACGCGTCATCCACTGGTTCGACTACCTCTGGCGACACAAACGAGACATGAACGAACAAGAGCTCTTTCACAAGCTTAACGACAACTTCAAAGCAGAGATCGCTATTCACGTCAACCTAGATACACTCATCCGCGTAGAGATGTTCCACGACTGCGATCCCGGGTTTTTGCACGAGCTGGTACTGAAGCTCCGACCGGTGATTTGCTCGCCCGGGGATTTCATCTGCCGACAGGGTGAGAAAGGCCGGGAGATGTATATTGTAAACAAAGGCTCCTTAGAGGTTTTGGATGAAAAGGAGACGGTGCTCGCTACACTGTCAGCCGGAAGCCACTTTGGAGAGATAAGTTTATTGAATATGAAGGGGATTGGAAACTTGAGGACAGCGTCTGTGAGATCTGTAGGCTTCTCAGACTTGTTCCAGCTTTCAAAGACGGATCTAGAGGAAGTGCTTGAGTTTTATCCTCAAGCCAAGGAACAGATGGAGCGGATCGCTACACAGACGTACGAGAAACAGCAGCGTGAGAGAATGGGGCAGTCCAAAAGCAAGGAGGACGACGCGGACG AAACATTCCTGAGAGAAAGCGATCCACGCAAATGGCTGGCCGCAGACACGAAAACACTGCGTAGACGCCTATCATCAATCGAATCGATAAACACTCTAAAAAAGTTCGCAGCAAGAGTACGACGAGAAAGGGAATTAGGAGGACCGCAGGTCGAGGGCCCGCGTGACGTCCTACGGAGATTCGCTCAAAAAGCGCGCGAAAAAAGAAGCGACGAGGAATCGCGGAAAATAGTCAACGATTTTGTAGAGACGATACGAGAGCGCGAAGCTAAAGAGTTGGAAGAGAGTTTTAAATCGGGAGGGACATCTTCAGAGAGTCTGTTCTCTTTGCAGATGAAGTCGAGGATACTGAAAAACAGGTTCTCCTACAGTGGATCAGAACGAGAGACAGATACTTCTCACACGCGCCCGCGATCACTTTCCCTCGCTCACCCGCGGGATAGCTCGGGATCGACACCCGCGCTCGAGACTCTTGCCGTTCCACCTAAGCCAACGCTTGCAAAGCTTGCATCGTATGACGTGAACAGGGATGTCAAAGTCAAACCACGCGTATATGCTTTAAAGGTGTTTGGAAAAGCTAAGTTAAGAGACGAAAGACCTTTGGAGCCTTCAAAGCCAACGAGAGCGCAGAGGCCTACGGTGCTTCCCTTGCCAAATACAAGCCTGAATTATAGATTGGCGGACAGTGTGGCAGCAAAGTTGTGTGAGGAGAATCAACGTTTAAAGATGGAGCGGAAGAGAAAGTGGTTTGAGGCAGCGACTAAAGTGAACGAGGAAGGACGGAAGATGGGCAGAGATGGAAGAGAATGCGGTCATAATTGGCCAGCTATTGCAATAGTCAATAAATCAGCAGTTTGTGCGGAGGGGATAGAGGAAGAAAAgcggaaaaagaaagaaaaagagatcGGTACAGTAGAGCAAACTGACAGTTATAAGTTACAAGTTATAAGTCATGAAGGAGAAAAAGATGGAGTCGCTGAAAGAGAAAAGGACGATGCAAGCAAAATAAAGAGCAAAGAAGTACAAGTAGAATCAGGAAACAGAAAAAATTCAGATCAacaaaatggaaaacaaacaaaagaaaatattcacaaaaagAATAACCCAGTAGAAGAAAGCTACCCAGGTAAACCTCGAGTTAATAACAATGACTACAATAATACCACTACAGAACAAtcagtaaaaacaaaacagaccAAACAACAAGAAACAGAGGGAAGACGagagagtaagaaaaatagCAGTGGCAAACAGAAGAATGTGCCGACAGCCTTAGCAGAAAGTATGCATTGTTCCTGCTCACTTCCACTGAAAACACAGGTGTCAGACCAGGCATCCAAGGGCCGGGAAATTCCTGGAAAAGAGAAGGAAGAACAAGAGACCAAAGAGACTGAACTGGCCAATGACCCACAGGATAAGGACGTTCCTGTTGCTGTAAAAGATGAACAGACAGATACATGCTGCTAA
- the LOC5506801 gene encoding cyclic nucleotide-gated channel cone photoreceptor subunit alpha isoform X2, giving the protein MQRFYSNSGRMPRDTWLEKYTYRRATDDWDWRRPLMRMTPSPTSQPPSPALEKLGSAQNAPDIEAEPADLPRSRCIPLVLDPSGTFYFLWLLTVSLGVIYNYWALIVYVAFPSVHKANLKTCIAVDYTFDSIFFLDTLVQFRVGFLEHGVMVVGCWKLTKKYGCSFGFMLDLISILPFDVLYLYLGVLPILRFNRLFKAHRFLLFCDRGEIYSGRPKLFNLAKLIHYLFLIIHWVACVYFILSRYEGFGTDEWLHPRLDGQLSKLSMQYLYSLYRSSVSMTTVGAGVIGTIATPRTELTLCFVIVTYLTGVLIFATIVGNAGDMIVEMRRSRERYLRKLNGMKEYIEAYQLPAHLKKRVIHWFDYLWRHKRDMNEQELFHKLNDNFKAEIAIHVNLDTLIRVEMFHDCDPGFLHELVLKLRPVICSPGDFICRQGEKGREMYIVNKGSLEVLDEKETVLATLSAGSHFGEISLLNMKGIGNLRTASVRSVGFSDLFQLSKTDLEEVLEFYPQAKEQMERIATQTYEKQQRERMGQSKSKEDDADETFLRESDPRKWLAADTKTLRRRLSSIESINTLKKFAARVRRERELGGPQVEGPRDVLRRFAQKAREKRSDEESRKIVNDFVETIREREAKELEESFKSGGTSSESLFSLQMKSRILKNRFSYSGSERETDTSHTRPRSLSLAHPRDSSGSTPALETLAVPPKPTLAKLASYDVNRDVKVKPRVYALKVFGKAKLRDERPLEPSKPTRAQRPTVLPLPNTSLNYRLADSVAAKLCEENQRLKMERKRKWFEAATKVNEEGRKMGRDGRECGHNWPAIAIVNKSAVCAEGIEEEKRKKKEKEIGTVEQTDSYKLQVISHEGEKDGVAEREKDDASKIKSKEVQVESGNRKNSDQQNGKQTKENIHKKNNPVEESYPGKPRVNNNDYNNTTTEQSVKTKQTKQQETEGRRESKKNSSGKQKNVPTALAESMHCSCSLPLKTQVSDQASKGREIPGKEKEEQETKETELANDPQDKDVPVAVKDEQTDTCC; this is encoded by the exons ATGCAGCGCTTTTACTCCAATTCCGGGAGGATGCCACGTGACACGTGGCTCGAGAAGTACACATATCGCAG AGCGACTGACGATTGGGACTGGCGTCGACCCCTAATGCGCATGACCCCATCACCAACCTCCCAGCCCCCCAGTCCGGCCTTGGAGAAGCTCGGGTCAGCTCAAAACGCACCTGACATTGAAGCAGAACCCGCTGACCTGCCGCGCTCTCGATGCATCCCGCTTGTTCTGGATCCTTCTGGAACTTTCTATTTCCTGTGGCTGCTGACTGTGTCTTTAGGGGTGATTTACAACTACTGGGCGCTCATCGTGTACGTAGCGTTTCCATCAG tGCACAAGGCGAACCTGAAGACGTGCATCGCAGTTGATTATACGTTCGACTCCATCTTCTTCCTGGACACCCTTGTCCAGTTCAGGGTAGGCTTCCTGGAGCATGGTGTCATGGTAGTAGGATGCTGGAAGTTGACCAAAAAATACGGCTGCTCGTTTGGGTTTATGCTGGACTTGATCTCAATTCTGCCGTTTGATGTGCTCTATCTGTACCTTGGGGTCCTACCAATTCTCAGGTTTAACCGGCTGTTTAAG GCTCACCGGTTTCTTTTATTCTGCGACCGCGGTGAGATTTACAGCGGTCGCCCGAAGTTGTTCAACCTCGCGAAGCTGATCCACTACCTATTTCTGATCATCCActgggtagcctgtgtctaCTTCATCCTCTCGCGCTACGAGGGGTTTGGGACCGACGAATGGTTGCATCCCCGGCTTGATGGACAACTGTCCAAA CTCAGCATGCAATACCTTTATAGCCTCTACCGGTCCAGTGTGAGTATGACTACAGTAGGAGCCGGTGTGATTGGCACCATAGCCACGCCACGCACTGAGCTTACACTGTGTTTTGTGATCGTCACCTATCTGACTGGGGTGCTGATTTTCGCTACTATCGTGGGTAATGCTGGAGACATGATTGTCGAAATGAGGCGGTCCAGGGAACGTTACCTCAGAAAG TTGAATGGGATGAAGGAGTACATCGAGGCGTATCAACTTCCTGCTCATCTCAAGAAACGCGTCATCCACTGGTTCGACTACCTCTGGCGACACAAACGAGACATGAACGAACAAGAGCTCTTTCACAAGCTTAACGACAACTTCAAAGCAGAGATCGCTATTCACGTCAACCTAGATACACTCATCCGCGTAGAGATGTTCCACGACTGCGATCCCGGGTTTTTGCACGAGCTGGTACTGAAGCTCCGACCGGTGATTTGCTCGCCCGGGGATTTCATCTGCCGACAGGGTGAGAAAGGCCGGGAGATGTATATTGTAAACAAAGGCTCCTTAGAGGTTTTGGATGAAAAGGAGACGGTGCTCGCTACACTGTCAGCCGGAAGCCACTTTGGAGAGATAAGTTTATTGAATATGAAGGGGATTGGAAACTTGAGGACAGCGTCTGTGAGATCTGTAGGCTTCTCAGACTTGTTCCAGCTTTCAAAGACGGATCTAGAGGAAGTGCTTGAGTTTTATCCTCAAGCCAAGGAACAGATGGAGCGGATCGCTACACAGACGTACGAGAAACAGCAGCGTGAGAGAATGGGGCAGTCCAAAAGCAAGGAGGACGACGCGGACG AAACATTCCTGAGAGAAAGCGATCCACGCAAATGGCTGGCCGCAGACACGAAAACACTGCGTAGACGCCTATCATCAATCGAATCGATAAACACTCTAAAAAAGTTCGCAGCAAGAGTACGACGAGAAAGGGAATTAGGAGGACCGCAGGTCGAGGGCCCGCGTGACGTCCTACGGAGATTCGCTCAAAAAGCGCGCGAAAAAAGAAGCGACGAGGAATCGCGGAAAATAGTCAACGATTTTGTAGAGACGATACGAGAGCGCGAAGCTAAAGAGTTGGAAGAGAGTTTTAAATCGGGAGGGACATCTTCAGAGAGTCTGTTCTCTTTGCAGATGAAGTCGAGGATACTGAAAAACAGGTTCTCCTACAGTGGATCAGAACGAGAGACAGATACTTCTCACACGCGCCCGCGATCACTTTCCCTCGCTCACCCGCGGGATAGCTCGGGATCGACACCCGCGCTCGAGACTCTTGCCGTTCCACCTAAGCCAACGCTTGCAAAGCTTGCATCGTATGACGTGAACAGGGATGTCAAAGTCAAACCACGCGTATATGCTTTAAAGGTGTTTGGAAAAGCTAAGTTAAGAGACGAAAGACCTTTGGAGCCTTCAAAGCCAACGAGAGCGCAGAGGCCTACGGTGCTTCCCTTGCCAAATACAAGCCTGAATTATAGATTGGCGGACAGTGTGGCAGCAAAGTTGTGTGAGGAGAATCAACGTTTAAAGATGGAGCGGAAGAGAAAGTGGTTTGAGGCAGCGACTAAAGTGAACGAGGAAGGACGGAAGATGGGCAGAGATGGAAGAGAATGCGGTCATAATTGGCCAGCTATTGCAATAGTCAATAAATCAGCAGTTTGTGCGGAGGGGATAGAGGAAGAAAAgcggaaaaagaaagaaaaagagatcGGTACAGTAGAGCAAACTGACAGTTATAAGTTACAAGTTATAAGTCATGAAGGAGAAAAAGATGGAGTCGCTGAAAGAGAAAAGGACGATGCAAGCAAAATAAAGAGCAAAGAAGTACAAGTAGAATCAGGAAACAGAAAAAATTCAGATCAacaaaatggaaaacaaacaaaagaaaatattcacaaaaagAATAACCCAGTAGAAGAAAGCTACCCAGGTAAACCTCGAGTTAATAACAATGACTACAATAATACCACTACAGAACAAtcagtaaaaacaaaacagaccAAACAACAAGAAACAGAGGGAAGACGagagagtaagaaaaatagCAGTGGCAAACAGAAGAATGTGCCGACAGCCTTAGCAGAAAGTATGCATTGTTCCTGCTCACTTCCACTGAAAACACAGGTGTCAGACCAGGCATCCAAGGGCCGGGAAATTCCTGGAAAAGAGAAGGAAGAACAAGAGACCAAAGAGACTGAACTGGCCAATGACCCACAGGATAAGGACGTTCCTGTTGCTGTAAAAGATGAACAGACAGATACATGCTGCTAA